In the genome of Pseudomonas bubulae, one region contains:
- a CDS encoding HK97 family phage prohead protease — MPSICKTLAFDQAAIKFSSGGAQGIFEGYASVFSVVDSDGDIMEPGAFAVALKTQSRAVAMFFNHRRNEIPVGKWLDLSEDSTGLHVRGELTPGNPQSDALKAAMIHGTVGGMSVGFSAAKGDCAPIATGYSFKSVSRLSEISICTFPANEHATVSALKSMDTIETIRDAENWLRDSAGLSKSEALAFIARIKSAVRSDSEGGEINAILDRIKSFPSVGN; from the coding sequence ATGCCGAGCATTTGCAAAACACTGGCCTTCGATCAGGCCGCAATCAAGTTTTCCAGCGGCGGCGCCCAGGGCATTTTCGAAGGCTATGCCAGTGTCTTCAGCGTGGTTGACAGCGACGGCGACATTATGGAGCCGGGTGCCTTTGCTGTCGCACTGAAAACCCAATCCCGGGCCGTGGCCATGTTCTTCAACCACCGGCGCAATGAAATCCCGGTGGGCAAGTGGCTGGATCTGTCAGAAGACAGCACCGGCCTGCATGTCCGGGGTGAGCTGACCCCCGGTAACCCGCAGTCGGACGCCCTCAAGGCGGCAATGATCCACGGCACCGTGGGCGGTATGTCGGTGGGCTTCTCGGCGGCCAAAGGTGACTGCGCGCCCATTGCGACCGGCTACTCGTTCAAAAGCGTCTCCCGGCTAAGCGAAATCAGCATTTGCACCTTCCCCGCGAATGAGCACGCCACGGTATCGGCGCTCAAGAGCATGGACACCATTGAAACCATCCGTGATGCGGAGAACTGGCTGAGAGATTCCGCCGGGCTCTCCAAGTCGGAAGCGTTGGCGTTTATCGCCCGCATCAAGTCCGCAGTTCGGAGCGACTCCGAAGGTGGCGAAATCAACGCGATCCTTGATCGCATCAAGTCCTTCCCATCTGTAGGAAACTAA
- a CDS encoding phage portal protein codes for MADTDYSIDLRTRSPFWARMASFFVGGRLVSPEKGSQTGPVSATGVVGDSVVNDERSLQISTVFACVRLISSVTACLPLDVFETKGEDRSKVGFDNPLARLLRYSPNQFMTAFDFRAAMTMQLCYYGNAYALIERNSVGDIISLVPLMSVNMDVRLEGKRVVYRYRRDSEYADFKQSDIFHLKGFGFNGLVGLSPIAFGAKTAGVAVAMEDQQRDFYANGAKSPQILMTGDGKTLNKAQRDQLEENFKEISGGPVKKRLWVLEAGFTTQAIGVSPQDAETMAARKFQVSELARFFGVPPHLVGDVEKSTSWGSGIEQQNLGFLQYTLDPYLEIWETSILRWLIKPADLGRIHAEHNRDGLLSGDSTARANYMKTQIDTGLLTVNEGRRVGNRPPLPGGDVATRQSQNVPLTQLGKTNPAPSGV; via the coding sequence ATGGCAGACACCGACTACAGCATTGACCTGCGCACCCGCAGTCCTTTCTGGGCGCGTATGGCGAGCTTTTTCGTTGGTGGGCGCCTGGTCTCTCCCGAGAAGGGCTCGCAGACCGGGCCTGTCTCCGCCACTGGCGTGGTGGGCGACTCAGTCGTCAACGATGAGCGCTCGCTACAAATCTCCACCGTGTTCGCCTGCGTGCGACTCATCTCCAGCGTAACGGCCTGCCTACCGCTGGATGTGTTTGAAACCAAGGGTGAGGATCGATCCAAGGTTGGCTTTGATAATCCGCTGGCACGCCTGCTGCGCTACAGCCCCAACCAGTTTATGACCGCCTTCGACTTTCGCGCCGCCATGACCATGCAGCTTTGCTACTACGGCAACGCCTACGCGCTGATCGAGCGCAATAGCGTGGGCGACATCATCAGCCTGGTGCCGCTGATGTCGGTCAATATGGACGTGCGACTCGAAGGTAAGCGGGTCGTGTACCGTTACCGCCGTGACAGTGAATACGCCGACTTCAAACAGTCGGATATTTTCCACCTCAAGGGTTTCGGCTTTAACGGGCTGGTGGGGCTTTCCCCGATTGCCTTTGGCGCCAAGACAGCCGGTGTGGCTGTGGCGATGGAAGATCAGCAGCGGGACTTCTATGCCAATGGCGCGAAGTCGCCGCAGATCCTTATGACCGGCGACGGCAAGACGCTCAACAAGGCCCAGCGCGATCAGCTTGAGGAGAACTTCAAGGAGATCTCCGGTGGGCCTGTCAAAAAGCGCCTATGGGTGCTGGAGGCGGGGTTCACCACCCAGGCCATCGGTGTCAGCCCGCAGGACGCCGAAACCATGGCGGCGCGCAAGTTTCAGGTCAGCGAACTGGCCCGGTTCTTCGGCGTGCCGCCGCACCTGGTGGGCGATGTCGAAAAGTCCACCAGTTGGGGCTCCGGCATCGAGCAGCAAAACCTCGGTTTCTTGCAGTACACCTTGGACCCATATCTCGAAATCTGGGAAACCAGCATTTTGCGCTGGCTGATTAAGCCCGCCGATCTGGGCCGCATCCACGCCGAACACAACCGCGACGGACTGTTGAGCGGTGACTCGACGGCTCGGGCCAATTACATGAAAACCCAAATCGATACGGGTCTGCTCACAGTAAACGAAGGCAGGCGTGTCGGTAACCGGCCTCCACTTCCCGGCGGCGACGTCGCAACCCGGCAGTCTCAGAACGTGCCGCTTACCCAACTTGGCAAAACTAACCCCGCACCCAGCGGGGTTTAG
- a CDS encoding terminase large subunit — translation MQWTTACSDWEQKLRLGQSIIPAPLFPQEAEAGLAVLRELKIVDAPGSPTIGESCAEWVFDFAGAIFGAYDYTTGRRMISEYMLCIPKKNSKSTIAAGIMLTALIRNWRLSAEFIILAPTKEIADNSFKPAADMVKHDEELRDLMHVQPHLRTITHRETGATLKVVAADGDTVGGKKAVGVLIDEAWLFGKNVKAPDIIREATGGLASRPEGFVIWLTTQSNEPPAGVFREKLKYSRAVRDGRIDDNQFLPVIYEFPQAMIKSGEARLVENFHLVNPNMGFSVDEAFLLRSFKMAQEAGEEELRGFLAKHANIEVGLALLSERWAGADFWEVQGKRPGLSFDDLLRQCEVIDIGIDGGGLDDLLGFAAAGRHRVTREWLLWNHAWAHPSVLVRRQSVAANFHDFAKDGNLTLVDQIGQDVEQVANLVARVEQSGLLDKVGLDPAGIGAILDALVEAGVPEEKVIGISQGWKLGGAIKTAERKLAEGTLIHGGQPMMAWCCGNAKVEPRGNSILITKQASGSAKIDPLMATFNAVTLLSLNPMPSANIDDFLNRPMSM, via the coding sequence ATGCAATGGACGACCGCCTGCTCGGACTGGGAGCAGAAATTGCGCCTGGGGCAATCGATCATCCCGGCGCCGCTGTTCCCGCAGGAGGCCGAAGCCGGTCTGGCGGTGTTGCGCGAACTGAAGATCGTCGACGCCCCAGGCAGCCCGACTATTGGCGAGTCCTGCGCCGAGTGGGTGTTCGACTTTGCCGGGGCGATCTTCGGCGCCTACGACTACACCACCGGGCGCCGGATGATCTCGGAATACATGCTGTGCATTCCGAAGAAGAACTCCAAGTCGACCATTGCTGCCGGGATCATGCTTACCGCGCTGATCCGCAATTGGCGCCTGTCGGCCGAGTTCATCATCCTGGCCCCGACCAAGGAAATTGCTGACAACTCATTCAAGCCTGCTGCCGATATGGTCAAGCACGATGAAGAGTTGCGCGACCTGATGCACGTCCAACCGCATCTGCGCACCATTACTCATCGCGAAACCGGCGCCACGCTCAAAGTGGTGGCTGCCGATGGCGACACGGTGGGCGGCAAAAAGGCCGTGGGCGTGCTGATCGACGAAGCCTGGTTGTTCGGCAAGAACGTCAAGGCGCCGGACATTATCCGCGAGGCCACCGGCGGCTTGGCGTCACGGCCTGAAGGCTTTGTTATCTGGCTGACTACGCAGTCCAACGAGCCGCCTGCCGGTGTGTTCCGCGAAAAGCTCAAGTACTCCCGCGCCGTGCGTGACGGGCGTATCGATGACAACCAGTTCCTGCCTGTGATCTACGAATTCCCGCAGGCGATGATCAAAAGCGGCGAAGCCCGCCTGGTTGAAAACTTCCACCTGGTGAATCCGAACATGGGGTTCTCGGTGGATGAAGCCTTCCTGCTGCGCAGCTTCAAAATGGCGCAGGAAGCGGGCGAAGAAGAGCTGCGCGGCTTTCTGGCCAAGCACGCCAATATCGAAGTCGGTCTGGCGCTGCTGTCCGAACGCTGGGCCGGGGCGGACTTTTGGGAGGTGCAGGGCAAGCGCCCTGGCTTGAGCTTCGATGACCTGCTACGCCAGTGCGAAGTGATTGATATCGGCATCGACGGCGGCGGGCTGGATGACTTGCTGGGCTTTGCAGCGGCTGGTAGGCATCGGGTGACACGCGAGTGGTTGTTGTGGAATCACGCTTGGGCTCACCCCTCGGTGTTGGTCCGTCGCCAGTCCGTCGCTGCCAACTTCCACGACTTTGCCAAAGACGGAAACCTCACCCTGGTCGACCAGATCGGTCAGGACGTGGAGCAGGTAGCCAATCTGGTTGCCCGGGTTGAGCAATCCGGCCTGCTGGACAAGGTCGGGCTCGACCCGGCGGGTATCGGCGCGATTCTCGACGCCCTGGTCGAAGCCGGCGTACCCGAAGAAAAGGTTATCGGTATTTCACAGGGCTGGAAGCTGGGCGGTGCGATCAAAACCGCCGAGCGCAAGCTTGCCGAAGGCACCTTGATCCACGGCGGCCAGCCGATGATGGCCTGGTGCTGCGGCAACGCCAAAGTCGAGCCACGCGGTAACTCGATCCTGATCACCAAGCAGGCTTCGGGCTCGGCCAAGATCGATCCGCTGATGGCCACGTTTAACGCGGTGACGCTGCTGTCACTGAATCCAATGCCCTCGGCAAACATCGATGACTTTCTCAACCGACCAATGAGTATGTAA